CACCGGCGGGCTGGAGCTTCTCCCCTCCGGCGGGAGCGGCGGATCCGGGGCCCTCACGCCCGGATCTGGTGGTGTGCGGGcggagcgcgcagggaggccgctGCGGGGGCGCGGGCGTTCAGGGAGGCCACGGCGACGGCGCATGCGTGGATGGAGTGTGGTGGGCATGGAGCTCGGGTGTGATGACGAGGCGTGCAGCCAGCAACGGGTCCGAGGCAACATGCAGCAGGCGCGACAGATCTGGTCCCTGCAGGTGCTTGGCATGCGTGGTGCTCGCCGGTGCCCCTGAGTTTGGCTGTGGCTCGGAACCTTGGTGGTTTCTGGCCTCGGGCAGCGCTCATCTGTTCTCGGCATGGTGCTCGACATGGAATGGTGGCTCGCTGCGTCCGGCGGTCATGGGTCCGGTCGGCCGCTGATGGTTCTGGTGCCTGCTGATGGAGTTTGGCTGCTGATGGAGATGCAGCGAGGGAAGGTGGGCTGCCGGATTGGCTGTCGACCGGAGGATTACGAGGGCTGGGTGAAAACCCGTCTCTGGCCATGGCCGGAGCCTGTGACGGTGGCGTCTGTGGACGCCgtaaccttcttgaaggcgtcgacAGGATGCTCTCTCTTCCTCTGCGAGGGACAATTCCGGGGGAAACCCCAGACCCGGAGGGTCGGTCGTTGGCGGCGTGTTGGCGTCGTTTCCCTCTTGAGGGCATCGATTTTGGAGTTCAATCCGGTCAGAGGGACCAGCTGGTGTGTTGGGAGGTTGGTGGTATGCGTTGGTGTGGCGTCGagacttctgtggcaacgatgataGTGCAAGTGAAGTCGAAGACATTGCAGTGGTAGTCGACTCTTCTTCGGCGTGTTCCTGGGATTACCTCGGTTTGGTTGTTGTGGTGAAGTCGGAGCTGCGGCGGCAGGCCCCCTGTGGCAACGATGACAGGCAGCATGTGGTCCGTTCGGTGGTCTTCCACGACGCCAGTCTTGCATAGTTCTCCTTTGGATCTTTGCTTCAGAGTTGGAGCTGCGTAGCCCTCGATGCGGGTGGTTGAGTTCTGGCATGGATCTTCATGTTTTCCTACTCAGCCTCTGCGGTGAGTGTTGGTTCGATGTTCGTCCACGGAGAAGTCGGAGTCGCTTGCTCGGGGATTAGGGATGGCGATGACGCCTGTTTTGGGgagaagtgatgacgatgacgcGTGTGTGCTAGCTTCACAAGGCACTCTTTGTAAAGGTGTGCGTGGGATATCTTGGTGTGCCGCTCAGCGGTTTGTgacggttttcgcccggttttccgttgattaactgggcaattctcttctacttaattaatggatgaggcaaatcttttgccttcatttcaaaaaaaatcttatactcaatatatactcgccctcgaggctcaataatataTCCATCATATTCTGCAacaatctctctctcccttctaacatggtatcagcctaattgATCTAACCCTAACCGCCGCCCACCACTTCCGCCCCCCGCGCTGCCtctggggcggtcggcctccatgaccactTCCGGGGGCCGGgacgcccgtacctagggttcgtccgtcgGTCGTGTCGACCGGCTGCCCTAGAAAGTCCTTTTTTCGATCCTTTGATTCgggcttttctctctctctctcgctggtcgttttgatcggcgtctactttttggttttccaatctatATTTGATCGGTTTGCGTTGCTCGTCGCCATCATCGACCCTCACGCGCCACTACTCCAACACCAGCGTCGACTACATCGACCACTTCATCAACTGTGCGCCGATGCGGCCAgctccgccgtcaccgcgcgtgATTCTCCACCGATGGCCGTCGCCTTCATCGATCTGGAATCCTCCGTCAACCCCGTCTTCGACAAGCTCGGCTGCATCACGCTTGACCCGAGCGCTGGCTGCTGATCTACGCCGTGTGGCCTCATGCACGCGTTGGATACAACGGCCTAGGCCCTCACGTCAGTGCTGTGTGGGTCTTCCCACGTCCACAAAGAGGCATGCATCCGTGTTGTTGGCCGGTCACGCCAATGCTTGGTCTCCTGGCTCAGACTCGTGCGCGTCATCCTGCATAGCGCATGTCCACGCTGGACCAATCATCGGCTCCTGTTACATCCGACGACAATGCACGGCAAGCAGCTCCTGCAACCTAGCGGGCGTTTGGACTGATCATCCGAGTGAACGCGATTCACTCCATCCACGCCGCGCGGTCGATTTGATCAATCGTTCTGCGCGCGCCTCCACGGGATTTTCGTAAAGATTATCATCGAGCATGCGCATCTCTTCATCGATTGAGCATTGGGCTGTCACTGTGTCGTCCCGTCAGGCCGTagtgccgccgccccgtggttctcgtGGCTGCATCGACTCGCGTGTCGCCGCTGCGTCCTGCTACGTCGCCTCTTTGGGCTGTAGTGCCGCGATACgtagtccccgccgccgcccgagaccGTATCCGTGGTTGCACCGACCCGCGCTTCACCGCTGCGCCGTCTCTTCGGGCTATCGTGTCGCGGCCCGCGGTCTCCGCCACTGCCCCGAGGTCTTTCCGCCGTTGCCCCGACCTACCCGCCGCCGTTGCGTCTTCCCTTCGGGTCGTAGCGTCGCGGCCCACGGTCCACTCCGCCGTTACCGCACATCGACCTTCCGTGGTATGCGCCGCAACATCTTCCTCGGCGCGGGAACGCCATCGTCTGTGCCGGTCTTCATCACGTTGGCGGGTTCCTCatctacttcgagcaccgccgccgcgctactaacaccgccgccgccgtcaggccgcaaccgccgctcttcttcggccgccgccgccgcccgtccacccccttcatcTTCGTCCAGCACCGGCCCATCATCaacgtcgccgtcatctaccccgaccacttcgtctactccgaccatcgttggtgacatcggcccccaCACCGATTGGTGCCACAACCGTCGTTGAGTCTTCTCCTCTGCTGGCCCTCCGACTCcttgacatggcgtacagctcgtgcaggtccctcgtctacgcatgcccggtgctggcaacaccgatgcgtgccttcatccatgacgtgtccccgggctggcaagcctggtgcggcgcttcgtcaacttcgtcttcgtccgtctacgcatgcccgatgctggcaacactgacgcgtgccttcgtccatgatgtgtccccgggcttggcaaacccgctgCGACGCGTCGTTAACAATGTCTTCTTCCCGACGCACCACTTCTTCGACACCACTGcacccatgactaactcggcgtcTCCTTGCACCCGCGGCCCAATGGCGACGCCCTCAACACCGGCTActccgactcgacatcgaccatggcgttcttcgcacggctacctcgaccacggctacaccctcctatgctctcggctacctcgacatcggcacaaagggttATCATCTGTttgagcaactcgtcggcttcctctaTAGTCAACGTGTCCGCAACGCGACACCGTCCGCGACGCTCTCGCTACGATTGCGGGGGGGATGTCAGCCcgtcggctgctattctctccagtctgaccgtctgcgacgctcctgttgttcgcaacgctaccgctacgactgcgggggatgttagagatatatttggtagTAGAGATTGCCCGGGTTTAGATAGATTTATTTTCATCTTATCTCTAGGAGGTGTCTTGCCCTCCAaatcttgtactcaatatatactcaccctcgaggctcaataatataTCCATCATATTCTGTAacaatctctctctcccttctaacagatGGTAAATATGCATGGCTGATCGGTTGCATGAAAGGTCAAAGCTAGCTAAAACCAATTTCACATTGCTGCATACGGCACTAGCCAAACATGTCACTGTATTGTCAATACTCTAAAATAGTTTGGTATGCGAAAACCATGGTATCTTACACCAACAGGTTAAAATACTACAGTTTTTCAATACTTCGATTTTTTACTTTACTTTGCTACCAAACACGGCCTTACTTAAAAAATTTATTTTAGTATTCAAAAAATTCTTTCAAATATTTGTACgtaattaaaaaataataataaactcAAAAGGGAGAAACCTGAATTAACCACAAAAGGAGAAGAAAacgaaaaatagaaagaaaaaaaaacgctCAGGCCGGCCAAGCGCTCGCAGATTTGCAAAAAGTTCAACGATTCAAAAAAAATGTCCCTGTTTGcaaaatatgttcacaaattcaTAGTTGTCACAAATTTAAAAACTTTCCGGGGAGGTTCAAATAATGTTTGTGCTTCCAATTTTTTTctggaatttaaaaaatgttcctgttttcaaatctATTCTACATAAATATATAAAATGTTCTTGGAAATTCAAAATTTTATGGAAAAAGCTATTCTACACAAATACATAAAATGTTCCGGCAAAATCTATTCTACAGACATAATGTCAATATTTTTATTTTCATAATTTAAAATTTGTTAAtgttttataaaaaataaaaaaaatcaaaaactgtTTGGGATTAAAAATTTATTTGCTTTTTTCAAACAATATTCATGTTTTGTCATTCTTAGCAAtatgaagacacggagattttatTTGGAATTTATGTACAATTTATTAAAATACAAATATttcttttttgaaatttttttgaaaggcCAAACATATTTCAAAATGATTAAAAATTTACAAAGCATGATCATATTCtggagaaaaagaaacaaaaaaattgaaaagaacCAAAATACAAATAGAAAAAGGTAAAGGACGCAGGCTTTCTGGAAAAACAAAATCAATAATCtgaaaaaatattcacgaatttgaaaaatagttcctGGATTTGAAAAACAATTATGGGTTTTGCAAAAAAGTTGCAAATATActgaaaaagttcatggatttgaaaagagTTCACTAAAGTTTCAGCACAAAActgaaaaaaaagttcatggagTTGAAAAATATTCACGTATTTGAGAAAAGTTTTGAATATTTTTTGGAAAATTTGCGCATTTGAAAAAAATCAAACaaaaagataagataaatataaatAATATAATATAAAAACTTGAGTAAAAACAAAGCAAAACCGGCCAAAACTGCTCGATAGAAAAGGAAAACCAGAATCTTTCTTTTAAGCGTTATATTTGACATACTACAAAAAGATGGAAAAAGAAGAACTTTGACATAGGAGGTGAGGTATCCCACGTGTTTAACATGTCGGGTTATGAACCGTGAGGTTCTGAGTTTGAGGCTGACATAAAGCGCTTATTTTTTGAATGGCGCAAAAGAAATTGGGCCCAGCccaccccggggggggggggggggggggtacaacgAAGTAAATAAAgggaaataaaaaaacaaaaccaaagaaaaaaatgcCAAACATAATAAAAAGAAGAAAGACTGAGAAGATGCAAATCAAGAATAATAAAATAAGTAACGAGGCACAACAAGTCAGCTGTCCTAGTTCGTTAAAGCTGGTGGAAGTAAACTAGGTGCTTAGGAGTTCAAATCCTACCTCTCGCACCTACTTTTTGAAGGGGCATGCTACGCGTCGGCTGGCGGATCTTGTGCCAACCTCATCCTTACAATTACAACAACGACTGTGTTGCAGAACCTTCTGCAACAGAGGTCATGTTCAGAAACTTTTGCAATAAAACTCATGTTGCAGAAACTTCTGTAACAGATGTCTTGTTGCGGATTTTTTTccctaacaattttttttttgcaGAATTCTTTTGCAACATAGGTTCTGTTGCAGAATCTCATTGTAACACATCACTTGTTGCAAAGCACCTTCGGTGAGTTCAAGGTGACAGTTCACAGCACTAAACACACTATGCTTAGGAGAAAAGATTGAGTGTGCACCCAGGAAGGAACGTGGCAAGTGGAGCACGGGGCGGATGCAGCCGAGTGATCCGCCGGCTGATTGGTAACATTTTCCTCTTTTGAAGCAAAGCTCGGTTTCTTAACGGTAAGATTTCTTTTCTTCATGCCTTAGTTTGGAGTAAAATACATGGTTGGTACAGAAAGTGGCCGTGGAAGTTCAGTTCATGCATCAACTTATTCTAGCATTTCCGGAACATATATATGGATGATGAGGAAATGTAAGAGGAATTCAGTCTGTTGACTCGACACCATTTCAAGGCAATACCCCGCCATTATCTTCTTCTGATCTAAATTCAAATGTACCAATTTTTACTTTGGTTCTACTTTGTCTGACGAAAATTATGCTTATTTACCAATAAGACCGAACAAGTCCTCATGCGAAACACAGTTTCTTATGAGCATTAGCGTTTTCCTGTTCAAGTATGACCGGTATAAGGTGCTGTTTTGAAGAGCCCCTTTGCAACTGTTACTGAGAAGGTGACACCCAACATCGAGGACAACGTTGAGCCGCTACAAAGACTCAAGACAGATCACAACGTAACGCAGCGATGGCTCCAACTAGGGCGGAGGTTAACAACAAAACCGGAGAGAACCCCGTCCGTGGGAAGGGCGAGGACAACCGGCAGCGCGGCCGACGAGCTGACGGCGGTGCGCAGCGGCGTGGAGGAGGTCTGATGGCCATAGGAGGGGAAAGAGGGCATGCAGAGATGAGCAGCTGGCCAGTGAACGACGACGTCCCGTCCATGACAAGCCCGATTTTAATTTGTTTTGCTGGTCAATCCGTGTCCGGCAGTGCTGTGGATCCGACTCTGATCGAGGCTGGCCGCAAGCCCGATTTCAACTTGTTTTGCTGGTCGATGATTCCATAAATTGAAGAGAGGGCCAGGCCATGATGTACGAGCATCGCAGCCAAGCGCTTTGAGTTCCTGGTTCTTCGTTGGCGAAAGAGTAGAGCGGCTGGGTGATCCTCGGGCCACCAGTAGTAGAACGATCCGCCTCCGCAACGCAAAAGCACCGCCGGGATCGATGAAGCTTCTTCCGGCCGCcctcggcctcgtcctcctcctgctcGTTCTGAATCCCAATGGCGTGGAGGCCCGGCCAGCCCCGGCCGTCGGCCATCAGAAGAAGGCCTCGAGCGCCACCTTCTTCGTCTTCGGGGATGACTTCGCCGACAACGGGAACCTCCCTCTGACCGACCCAGTCACCGAGATGTCGCGGCAATGGGCCTACCCCTACGGCTCCAACTACGTCGATGCCGATGGGTTTCCGCGGCCTAATACTCCGTCCGGCCGTTTCTCAAACTACAGAATCCAGTCGGATTTCATCGGTAAGTACTACTATGTTGTAATGTTACCCTAAAAAGGTACTCTGTTATATTTTAATCTCATGTTATACTGTAATCCATGGTGCATCACAATTAACCCTACTCGTTTGTTTTATTAATAACTTGCAGCGACAATGCTGGGATTGGAGGAAGCCCCTCCGGCGCATGCCCGCACGGCAAAGAAAACCTGTGACCCAtcgggcatgacctttgctaccgGTGGTGCAAGCGTGTTGGACAGTAAATCGCACGAGGTCCCCGCCCTCGCCAAGCAGGTCGACACTTTTAAGAAGATGGTCAAGGACGGGACCATCACGGAGAATCAACTAAGTCGCTCTGTAGCGCTCGTGGCCTTCTCCAATAATGACTATGCAGGCACCAGCGTCATTGGCCTAAGTAGCCCCAGCAATGTGAGTATCATATCCGCACAATGTATATATGCATACACGAATTTGAACTAATTTGTTTGTGCATCTTACTAACTCATAATTTCCATATATGCAATGTAGATTAATGCTTATATTGGGAAGGTGACAAAAGAGATTGCAACTAATGTGGATCAATTGTTGAAGCTTGGGGTGACAAAGGTTCTTGTCAATAACTTGCACCCTATCGGTTGCATGCCATCACACACCCGAACCAACAACTACACGACGTGTGATATTTTTGGAAACTTGGGTGCATCCATTCACAACGACAATCTGAAACAAATTATGACATCAAGAAAGAATGTCTACATCATCGACGTGTACACCGCCTTTGTCAATATTGTAGATCATGGGGCAGGTATGTATCTACATGCATTCAAAAGCGTCTCATTATTTTATAATTATCTTAATCTAATTAGATGGGTTTGATTGTGTACATGAAATACTTTATCTAAACATTTTAAATTTCATGTGCATTAATGTAGGTAAAGGCTCGGAGTTGTCCAAACAATTTAAGCGCAAACTATCGCCGTGCTGCGAGAGTTTGAATTCGAATGGTTACTGCGGACAGCAGGACGAGTCATCCGCGGAGCTTCTTTACACTGTGTGTGACAACTCAAGCAAATTCTTCTATTGGGACGACATGCACCCAACACACGCAGGATGGGAAGCTGTCATGAAACAATTGGAAAAACCCTTGAAGAAGTTTGTAGATCAACACT
The sequence above is drawn from the Triticum aestivum cultivar Chinese Spring chromosome 7A, IWGSC CS RefSeq v2.1, whole genome shotgun sequence genome and encodes:
- the LOC123152241 gene encoding GDSL esterase/lipase At3g09930 is translated as MKLLPAALGLVLLLLVLNPNGVEARPAPAVGHQKKASSATFFVFGDDFADNGNLPLTDPVTEMSRQWAYPYGSNYVDADGFPRPNTPSGRFSNYRIQSDFIATMLGLEEAPPAHARTAKKTCDPSGMTFATGGASVLDSKSHEVPALAKQVDTFKKMVKDGTITENQLSRSVALVAFSNNDYAGTSVIGLSSPSNINAYIGKVTKEIATNVDQLLKLGVTKVLVNNLHPIGCMPSHTRTNNYTTCDIFGNLGASIHNDNLKQIMTSRKNVYIIDVYTAFVNIVDHGAGKGSELSKQFKRKLSPCCESLNSNGYCGQQDESSAELLYTVCDNSSKFFYWDDMHPTHAGWEAVMKQLEKPLKKFVDQH